A genomic segment from Leptolyngbya boryana PCC 6306 encodes:
- a CDS encoding DUF4327 family protein gives MLQTAQYSLCMIQDEVRQLIDRGVVSRHQPIYTLCKHIPAREWVRFETELERFDFLLRDRIGDLMAQECWDND, from the coding sequence ATGCTTCAGACAGCACAGTACTCGCTTTGCATGATTCAAGACGAGGTACGTCAACTTATCGATCGAGGTGTTGTGAGCCGCCACCAGCCCATTTACACCCTTTGCAAGCACATTCCGGCGCGTGAATGGGTACGTTTTGAAACTGAGTTAGAGCGGTTCGACTTCTTGCTGCGTGACCGAATTGGCGATTTGATGGCTCAGGAGTGTTGGGATAACGATTAG
- a CDS encoding Hfq-related RNA-binding protein has product MSIELDTGLPSTRQIQTIIREEKEVEMKLSTGDLLTGKVRWQDPHCICIMDHYDQPTIVWRQSIVFVKPKM; this is encoded by the coding sequence ATGAGTATTGAACTAGATACCGGATTGCCAAGTACTCGTCAGATTCAGACGATTATTCGTGAAGAAAAAGAAGTTGAGATGAAACTTTCTACCGGAGATTTACTCACGGGAAAGGTTCGCTGGCAAGACCCTCATTGTATCTGCATCATGGATCACTACGACCAGCCCACGATCGTCTGGCGACAGTCGATCGTCTTTGTGAAGCCAAAGATGTAG
- the dapF gene encoding diaminopimelate epimerase yields the protein MAIEFTKYHGLGNDFILIDNRASTEPKLTPDQAIAWCDRHFGIGADGVIFALPGQDGTDYTMRIFNSDGSEPEMCGNGIRCMARFLADLETAETGKFQEKYRIQTLAGIITPKFESNGQITVDMGEPRLLASEIPTTLTGEKVIDQPLEVAGKSWNVTCVSMGNPHCITFVDDVAAIELEKIGPLFEHHPVFPQRTNTEFIEVVRSDYLKMRVWERGAGITLACGTGACASLVAGVLNEKCDRRATIELPGGCLDIEWAADGRIYMTGDAEKVFSGSRS from the coding sequence ATGGCGATCGAATTTACAAAGTATCACGGGCTTGGAAACGACTTTATTTTGATTGACAATCGGGCTTCGACAGAACCAAAACTAACGCCGGATCAAGCGATCGCATGGTGCGATCGACATTTTGGCATCGGAGCAGATGGAGTCATTTTTGCACTTCCCGGTCAAGATGGCACAGACTATACGATGCGGATCTTCAACTCAGATGGCTCTGAGCCAGAGATGTGTGGCAATGGCATTCGCTGTATGGCAAGATTCCTCGCCGACTTAGAAACGGCTGAGACTGGAAAATTTCAAGAAAAATATCGCATTCAAACTTTGGCAGGTATAATAACGCCCAAGTTTGAATCCAATGGTCAAATTACCGTAGATATGGGTGAACCCCGTCTCTTGGCAAGTGAAATTCCAACCACCTTAACGGGTGAGAAGGTAATTGATCAGCCGTTGGAAGTCGCAGGAAAATCCTGGAATGTGACTTGTGTGAGTATGGGAAACCCACATTGCATCACATTCGTTGATGACGTTGCTGCGATCGAACTAGAGAAAATTGGCCCGCTGTTTGAACACCATCCAGTGTTTCCACAACGCACCAATACGGAGTTCATTGAAGTCGTCCGATCGGACTACCTAAAAATGCGAGTTTGGGAGAGAGGAGCCGGAATCACGCTGGCGTGTGGCACGGGGGCTTGTGCGTCCTTGGTCGCAGGTGTTCTCAATGAGAAATGTGATCGACGCGCAACGATTGAATTACCGGGTGGATGTCTCGACATTGAATGGGCAGCCGATGGTCGAATTTATATGACCGGAGATGCAGAAAAAGTGTTTTCAGGTAGTCGAAGTTAG
- the petM gene encoding cytochrome b6-f complex subunit PetM has product MAGEIFNTAFLASTLILVGLSLGFLLLKLQGGEE; this is encoded by the coding sequence ATGGCTGGCGAAATTTTTAACACTGCATTTTTAGCGTCCACCCTAATCTTAGTTGGGTTGTCGCTCGGTTTCTTACTCCTCAAACTCCAAGGTGGAGAAGAATAG
- a CDS encoding ArsR/SmtB family transcription factor: MANPNPAETEQCAVQHPVNLNNIRFLHRDLLSVEKSQRMAEFFSLLGDANRLRILSALAVQELCVCDLAAAVKMSESAVSHQLRALRSMRLVGYRKQGRNVFYSLKDHHVLNLYREVAEHLDEEE; encoded by the coding sequence ATGGCAAACCCTAATCCGGCTGAAACTGAGCAATGTGCGGTTCAGCATCCTGTGAATTTAAATAATATTCGCTTTCTCCACCGGGACTTACTGAGTGTAGAGAAGTCTCAGCGCATGGCGGAGTTTTTCAGTTTGCTAGGCGATGCAAACCGCCTTAGAATTCTCTCGGCACTGGCAGTTCAGGAATTATGCGTGTGTGATTTGGCAGCAGCCGTCAAAATGTCGGAATCGGCGGTATCGCATCAACTCCGAGCGCTGCGATCGATGCGCTTAGTGGGCTATCGCAAACAAGGGCGGAATGTTTTTTACTCGCTCAAAGATCATCACGTTCTCAATCTTTATCGCGAGGTTGCTGAACATTTAGACGAAGAAGAGTGA
- a CDS encoding type II toxin-antitoxin system VapC family toxin, whose protein sequence is MTVSLRCVIDTNVCIKQFIADPLTPKVNQLFDHLSNPLTEFFISDLFYIECANVLWKYVRANLYTATQVKADLASLKALRLQVASTQNLMEEAVEIGLNYGISAYDGSYVALSRLVSAPFLTLDNRLVNSLSSSGFDVRLFTNFPIPALPDL, encoded by the coding sequence ATGACGGTTTCGCTACGATGCGTCATAGATACGAATGTTTGTATCAAGCAGTTTATTGCCGATCCACTGACTCCAAAAGTCAATCAATTATTTGATCATCTGAGCAATCCGTTGACAGAGTTTTTTATTTCTGATCTGTTTTACATTGAATGCGCGAATGTTCTCTGGAAATATGTTCGAGCAAATTTGTACACCGCTACTCAAGTCAAAGCCGATCTCGCTAGTTTAAAGGCGTTGCGGTTACAGGTGGCTTCAACTCAAAACTTGATGGAAGAAGCAGTTGAAATTGGCTTGAATTATGGAATTAGCGCTTATGACGGTTCCTATGTAGCGCTGTCACGCCTTGTTAGTGCGCCATTCCTGACGCTAGACAATCGACTGGTCAATTCTTTATCATCCAGTGGCTTTGACGTGCGACTGTTTACGAATTTTCCCATACCGGCTTTACCAGATCTATAG
- a CDS encoding histidine kinase — MTMQAHSNPATDPKVTLQILLFVDQRPASREQIRQIRGFLKDRSAECPFELEVVDVGEQPYLAEHFRLIATPALIKLHPEPRQTLTGSDLIVQLKNWWSRWQKSIEETLPSDSTEPSASVGYSAELIKLTDEVFRLQRENENLQAQLQFKDQIISMLAHDLRNPLTAASIAIETLEIAYKQADGQTSRLTPQMTANLLKHGRTQIRTIDRMITDILQAARGTSSELHIQPEKIDLRALCEDVLAGLGDRMQSKNQQIATDMPSDLPIVYADGERIRQVLVNILDNAIKYTPTGGKIQVSILHRTAQKVQVSICDTGPGVPPENRDRVFEDHYRLQRDEAQDGYGIGLSLCQRIVRAHYGQIWVDSIANQGSCFHFTLPIFRS, encoded by the coding sequence ATGACGATGCAGGCACACTCTAACCCAGCCACTGACCCCAAAGTGACACTCCAAATTTTGCTGTTCGTCGATCAACGACCCGCGTCCCGCGAACAGATCAGACAAATTCGCGGTTTTCTCAAAGACCGGAGCGCGGAATGTCCATTTGAATTAGAAGTTGTCGATGTCGGTGAGCAGCCTTATCTCGCTGAACATTTTCGCCTCATTGCTACACCTGCTCTAATCAAACTTCATCCAGAACCCCGTCAGACTTTAACTGGAAGTGATTTAATCGTTCAGCTGAAAAATTGGTGGTCGCGCTGGCAAAAATCGATCGAAGAGACTCTTCCTTCTGATTCTACTGAACCCTCTGCCTCTGTCGGCTATTCTGCGGAATTAATTAAACTTACTGATGAAGTTTTCCGGTTGCAGCGCGAGAACGAGAATCTCCAAGCGCAGCTTCAGTTTAAGGATCAAATTATTTCCATGCTGGCGCACGATTTGCGCAATCCGTTGACCGCCGCCTCAATTGCGATCGAAACCTTAGAAATTGCGTACAAACAAGCAGACGGGCAAACTTCTCGGCTCACTCCGCAAATGACTGCGAACCTGTTGAAGCATGGGCGCACTCAAATCCGGACGATCGACCGCATGATCACGGATATCCTGCAAGCGGCAAGAGGGACAAGTTCCGAGTTGCATATTCAACCTGAAAAAATTGATTTGAGAGCGCTTTGTGAGGATGTTTTAGCAGGACTCGGCGATCGCATGCAGTCTAAAAATCAGCAGATCGCAACAGATATGCCTTCGGATCTGCCGATCGTGTATGCCGATGGAGAGCGAATTCGGCAGGTGTTAGTCAATATTTTGGATAACGCCATTAAGTACACGCCGACTGGTGGCAAAATTCAGGTTTCGATTTTGCACCGCACTGCTCAGAAAGTGCAAGTCAGTATTTGTGATACAGGCCCTGGAGTACCACCCGAAAATCGCGATCGCGTCTTCGAGGATCATTATCGGCTGCAACGCGATGAAGCTCAGGACGGATACGGCATTGGATTATCCTTATGCCAAAGGATTGTCAGAGCGCACTACGGGCAGATTTGGGTCGATTCGATCGCAAATCAAGGCAGTTGTTTTCACTTTACCCTGCCTATATTCCGCTCCTAG
- a CDS encoding pentapeptide repeat-containing protein: protein MTREELLDLYDSGGGRLDFSRLNLMGIDLSGVQMQEVLFAEANLSNANLTESCLVEVAFTGANLSNANLSGAELYESSFFNADLRNALIQNVNFQGGRFDSCNFSGASLENSVFRGSVLIQTSFRDTDLTNTIFEEHIWEPEYPIPADQTLLIDVDLSEAIVKNTRLRRCELLNTRLPSGEIPRFGERFKDIQERIF from the coding sequence ATGACCCGTGAGGAATTGTTGGATCTTTATGACTCCGGAGGTGGACGATTAGATTTCTCCAGATTGAATTTGATGGGGATTGATCTATCTGGAGTGCAGATGCAGGAGGTTTTATTTGCTGAAGCTAATCTCAGTAATGCTAACTTGACAGAAAGTTGCCTGGTTGAAGTTGCCTTTACGGGCGCTAACCTCAGTAATGCTAACTTGAGCGGTGCTGAACTTTATGAATCTTCTTTCTTCAACGCCGATTTAAGAAATGCTCTGATTCAAAACGTTAACTTTCAGGGTGGCAGGTTTGATAGCTGCAATTTTAGTGGCGCTAGCTTGGAGAATTCTGTTTTTAGAGGCAGCGTTTTGATTCAGACCAGCTTTAGAGATACTGATCTGACCAATACTATCTTCGAGGAACACATTTGGGAACCCGAATATCCAATTCCTGCTGACCAAACTCTTCTCATCGACGTAGACTTGAGCGAGGCTATTGTTAAAAATACTCGTTTGAGAAGGTGTGAACTTTTGAATACCAGGCTACCCAGTGGAGAAATTCCGCGATTTGGAGAAAGATTTAAAGACATTCAGGAACGAATTTTCTAA
- a CDS encoding TldD/PmbA family protein, giving the protein MNSALSDAKNLISDLMSRYRHQVDYLAIRLEAAEGTDILLRGHKIETLSEGISIGGQVRACYKGGWGFSSFNQLSSLKERVEDALAAAKLVGMDETILAPVAPIQDDRALRLTGSDPRQISLAQKKSLCQHYGEILRSVDPRIATISVRYGDSAQKIILATSDGSMIEQSWVDLEMRFAATARDGETVQTGRETVGSRKAYEDLLGLDRQVEEAAQRAVNSLALPPVKGGAYTVVIDPILSGLFVHEAFGHLSEADMAYENPDILEVMSLGRRFGSPELQIYDGAAIEGHRGSYFYDDEGVPATTTQLIKDGVLVGRLHSRETAGKLEEAPTGNARCLNYHYPPIVRMTNTWIERGKTPVKDLFQNIQEGVYARNWIGGMTNGEMFTFTAGEAWMIRNGEVAEPVRDVTLSGNAFKTLADIEAIGDDFFWDESGGCGKGGQSGLAVGCGGPSLRIRDVVVGGEAIDD; this is encoded by the coding sequence ATGAATTCGGCATTATCTGACGCTAAGAACTTAATTTCTGATTTGATGAGTCGCTACCGTCATCAGGTCGATTATTTGGCAATTCGACTCGAAGCGGCAGAAGGAACCGACATTTTATTGCGAGGTCATAAGATCGAAACGCTGAGTGAAGGAATTTCAATCGGGGGACAGGTTCGCGCTTGCTATAAAGGCGGTTGGGGGTTTTCGAGTTTTAATCAGTTGTCAAGTTTGAAAGAGCGCGTTGAAGATGCGCTCGCTGCCGCAAAATTAGTCGGCATGGATGAAACGATTTTGGCGCCTGTTGCACCGATTCAAGACGATCGCGCTTTACGCCTGACAGGAAGCGATCCACGTCAAATTTCGCTTGCTCAGAAAAAATCGCTCTGTCAGCACTATGGAGAAATTCTTCGCAGTGTCGATCCTCGGATTGCGACGATTTCGGTGCGATATGGAGATAGCGCCCAGAAAATTATTTTGGCAACTTCTGACGGCAGCATGATCGAGCAGTCTTGGGTCGATCTGGAGATGCGATTTGCAGCGACAGCCCGTGACGGCGAAACTGTGCAGACAGGGCGCGAAACGGTTGGATCACGGAAAGCTTACGAGGATCTACTGGGACTCGATCGACAAGTTGAAGAAGCCGCGCAGCGCGCTGTCAACTCGCTCGCATTGCCCCCGGTCAAAGGTGGGGCGTATACCGTTGTCATTGATCCGATTCTGTCTGGATTGTTTGTGCATGAGGCGTTTGGGCATTTGTCTGAAGCAGATATGGCATATGAGAATCCGGACATTTTGGAAGTGATGAGCCTAGGGCGACGGTTTGGATCGCCGGAATTGCAGATTTATGATGGAGCCGCGATCGAGGGACATCGAGGCAGCTATTTCTACGATGATGAAGGCGTTCCAGCCACTACGACGCAACTGATCAAAGATGGCGTTTTGGTGGGACGACTGCATTCGAGGGAAACCGCTGGAAAATTAGAAGAAGCGCCGACAGGAAATGCACGCTGCTTGAACTATCACTATCCCCCGATCGTCAGAATGACCAATACCTGGATCGAGCGGGGTAAGACTCCCGTCAAAGATCTCTTTCAGAATATTCAAGAAGGCGTTTATGCCCGCAATTGGATCGGAGGCATGACCAATGGCGAAATGTTTACCTTTACCGCAGGTGAAGCTTGGATGATTCGGAATGGGGAAGTCGCTGAACCCGTAAGGGATGTAACGCTTTCAGGTAATGCATTTAAGACCCTAGCCGACATTGAAGCGATCGGAGATGATTTCTTCTGGGATGAATCGGGAGGCTGTGGCAAAGGTGGACAGAGTGGATTAGCCGTCG
- a CDS encoding cation:proton antiporter domain-containing protein, which produces MQEDFRLIVDLVSVLAAAAAGGLFAALLKQPVLLGYLAAGVIVGPTGLGLIKEIIQVETLAQFGVAFLLFALGVEFSFSELKKVKVISLGGGGLQIALTILVTTLVSLAMGWVTSPPQGVFLGGILSLSSTAVVLKCLMERNETSTPHGQVMLGILVVQDLALGLMLAVLPALDQPAEEVGLAIGWALLQTGLFALGAVAAGIWVIPRLLRLLAKTESRELFLLGVVALCLGIALLTEHLGLSIEMGAFVAGLMISDAEYADQTLTYVEPLRDIFASLFFASIGMLIDPVFLWNNLELILGLVTLVFIGKFLIVTPLVRIFRYPLKTALIAGLGLAQIGEFSFVLASEGQTLGLVSRRVYLLILGTTAVTLVVTPFVLRLVPKLFAWGESIPWLAKFLEQSDEPLAISEDLPIKDHFIVCGYGRIGRNIVRLLRDRNHPVLVIDQSESQIQKVRDAGIPYIYGNAASSYVLEKAGVAEAKGMAIALPDPMSTRLCVKRSLEISPDLDLVVRANKDKDIELLYQLGAREVVQPEFETSLELSAHLLAGIGIPSPAVQREVQMIRNSHYLEFRPDQASEEISRDLKAVTGEMNSRWYALPEESPLLGMSIEETDIRRLTGVSVMAIRRAGGLTIDYPESLTTLEQGDRLLIVGETDEVAAFDQLARGEAAVPSTNSSCQWLQVPSESPLIGKTLLELELQQRYKITIQTIRRDGKLIRFPEPDAEIQNGDRLLLCGGFHALTQAQEALSPKTEVPLITTSIAEAES; this is translated from the coding sequence GTGCAAGAAGACTTTCGTTTAATCGTTGATCTCGTCTCAGTATTAGCGGCAGCAGCAGCGGGTGGATTATTCGCCGCACTATTGAAACAACCTGTGTTGCTGGGCTATTTGGCGGCAGGGGTGATTGTTGGTCCGACTGGCTTGGGGTTAATTAAAGAGATTATCCAGGTCGAAACGCTTGCCCAGTTTGGGGTGGCGTTTTTGCTATTTGCGCTAGGGGTCGAATTCTCATTTTCAGAACTGAAAAAAGTTAAAGTGATTAGTCTCGGGGGCGGGGGCTTGCAAATTGCGCTCACGATTCTAGTGACGACATTAGTTTCTTTGGCAATGGGATGGGTGACATCTCCCCCTCAAGGAGTCTTCCTGGGCGGGATTCTGTCGCTGTCTTCGACGGCGGTTGTACTTAAGTGTTTGATGGAGCGCAACGAGACCAGCACGCCTCATGGTCAAGTGATGCTCGGGATTCTGGTGGTTCAGGATTTAGCGTTGGGGTTGATGTTAGCGGTATTACCTGCGTTAGATCAGCCAGCGGAAGAAGTCGGTTTAGCGATCGGGTGGGCACTTCTCCAAACGGGTCTCTTTGCACTTGGAGCCGTTGCCGCTGGGATTTGGGTAATTCCACGACTTTTAAGATTACTGGCAAAAACTGAGAGCCGCGAATTATTTTTGCTGGGAGTGGTTGCGCTCTGTTTAGGTATTGCTTTATTAACTGAGCATTTGGGTCTGTCGATCGAAATGGGAGCCTTTGTTGCAGGCTTGATGATTTCAGATGCGGAATACGCAGATCAAACGCTGACTTATGTAGAACCCCTGCGCGATATTTTTGCGTCGTTGTTCTTTGCGTCGATCGGGATGTTGATTGATCCCGTCTTCCTCTGGAATAACTTGGAATTGATTCTCGGTTTAGTCACCCTTGTTTTCATTGGCAAATTCTTAATCGTTACGCCGCTGGTGCGAATTTTTCGATATCCCTTGAAAACCGCTTTGATTGCAGGGTTGGGACTGGCTCAAATTGGAGAGTTTTCATTTGTTTTGGCGAGTGAAGGACAGACATTAGGATTAGTTTCGCGTCGAGTTTACCTTCTCATTTTGGGAACGACGGCGGTGACTTTGGTTGTGACTCCATTTGTATTGAGACTCGTTCCAAAATTATTTGCTTGGGGCGAATCGATCCCCTGGTTGGCTAAATTCTTAGAACAATCTGATGAACCGTTAGCGATTTCTGAGGATCTGCCGATCAAAGATCATTTCATTGTTTGTGGATACGGTCGAATTGGACGAAATATTGTGCGATTGTTGCGCGATCGCAATCATCCGGTTCTGGTGATTGATCAATCCGAGTCTCAAATTCAAAAGGTTCGAGACGCTGGAATTCCCTATATTTACGGCAATGCTGCAAGTTCCTATGTTTTAGAAAAAGCAGGCGTTGCAGAGGCGAAAGGCATGGCGATCGCACTTCCTGATCCAATGAGTACAAGATTGTGCGTGAAGCGATCGCTGGAAATTTCCCCAGATTTAGATTTAGTGGTCAGAGCTAACAAAGACAAAGACATCGAATTGCTCTATCAGCTTGGAGCGCGCGAAGTCGTCCAGCCTGAATTTGAGACGAGTTTAGAGCTTTCGGCTCATTTGCTGGCGGGAATCGGCATCCCAAGTCCCGCAGTACAACGAGAAGTGCAGATGATTCGCAATTCTCATTATTTAGAGTTTCGCCCAGACCAAGCTTCTGAGGAAATCTCGCGAGACCTTAAAGCGGTCACAGGTGAAATGAATAGTCGTTGGTATGCGTTGCCAGAAGAGTCTCCATTACTAGGAATGTCGATCGAAGAAACAGATATTCGCCGTTTAACGGGTGTGTCTGTGATGGCGATTCGTCGTGCGGGCGGGTTGACGATCGATTATCCAGAGAGTTTGACGACATTGGAACAAGGCGATCGCTTATTGATCGTCGGTGAAACCGATGAAGTTGCTGCATTTGACCAACTGGCAAGAGGCGAAGCAGCAGTGCCTTCGACGAATTCTTCTTGCCAGTGGCTACAAGTGCCTTCAGAAAGCCCTTTGATCGGTAAAACGCTCTTAGAACTTGAACTTCAGCAGCGTTATAAAATCACAATTCAGACAATTCGACGCGATGGAAAATTGATTCGATTCCCCGAACCTGACGCAGAGATTCAGAATGGCGATCGCTTATTACTCTGCGGCGGATTCCATGCCCTGACTCAAGCTCAAGAAGCTCTCTCCCCAAAGACAGAAGTGCCTTTGATTACGACATCAATTGCTGAGGCAGAAAGCTAG
- a CDS encoding SDR family oxidoreductase: MSVLIVGATGTLGRQITRRALDEGYKVRCLVRSPRKAAFLKEWGAELVTGNLCYPETLPAALEGVTAIIDAATARATDSLSIKEVDWTGKVNLIQAAKKAGIERYIFFSILDAEKFPKVPLMEIKTCLEKFLAESGLSYTILRPCGFLQGLIGQYAIPILEGQSVWVMGNTAPTAYMDTIDIAKFAVQALKVPESIGKTLPVVGSKAWSADEIIKVCERLSGKQAKVTKTPIAVVRISRRIAQFFQWTWNIADRLAFTEVVATGRPLTASMDETYEVLGLDPQEMTTLESYLQEYFSRILKKLKEVEYAQEQAKKKKERTKKAYPRF; encoded by the coding sequence ATGAGCGTATTGATAGTAGGTGCGACTGGCACTTTAGGAAGGCAGATCACTCGGCGCGCCCTAGATGAGGGATACAAAGTTCGCTGTTTGGTACGTAGCCCCCGCAAAGCTGCTTTTCTAAAAGAATGGGGAGCCGAACTCGTGACCGGAAATCTCTGTTATCCAGAGACGCTTCCGGCAGCGCTAGAGGGTGTGACAGCGATTATTGATGCTGCAACTGCACGAGCAACCGATTCGCTCAGTATCAAAGAAGTCGATTGGACAGGCAAGGTCAATCTGATTCAAGCCGCGAAGAAAGCGGGAATTGAGCGATATATCTTCTTTTCGATTCTGGATGCAGAGAAATTTCCCAAGGTTCCTCTGATGGAAATTAAGACTTGCCTTGAGAAATTCTTAGCAGAATCGGGATTAAGCTACACAATTCTTCGCCCTTGCGGATTCTTACAAGGCTTAATCGGACAATATGCCATCCCGATTTTAGAAGGGCAAAGCGTATGGGTGATGGGGAATACTGCCCCCACGGCTTATATGGACACGATCGATATTGCAAAATTCGCGGTTCAAGCCTTAAAAGTCCCAGAATCAATTGGCAAAACCCTTCCGGTTGTCGGTTCAAAAGCCTGGAGCGCGGACGAAATTATTAAAGTTTGTGAGCGGCTGTCCGGCAAACAGGCAAAAGTGACTAAAACGCCGATCGCAGTTGTGCGGATCTCGCGGCGGATTGCTCAATTCTTTCAGTGGACTTGGAATATTGCCGATCGCTTAGCGTTTACGGAAGTCGTGGCAACAGGCAGACCGTTAACGGCTTCAATGGATGAAACGTACGAAGTTTTGGGATTAGATCCTCAAGAAATGACGACGCTAGAATCCTATCTACAAGAGTATTTCAGCCGCATTTTGAAGAAGCTGAAGGAAGTCGAATACGCCCAAGAGCAAGCCAAGAAAAAGAAAGAGCGTACAAAAAAAGCGTATCCCCGCTTTTAG
- the pdxA gene encoding 4-hydroxythreonine-4-phosphate dehydrogenase PdxA — protein MPRLVISMGDPAGIGTEVILKALADPAISQQAEITIAGNRNILLETYDRLDSAANPENLNLLHIETPGSITLGTGNAASGEAGFRYLETAIDRTLSGEFDVIVTAPIAKSAWKAAGHIYPGQTELLAEKAGVNRFGMMFVARSPHTDWELRALLATTHIPLSQVPEKLTPEVLTLKLDLLIESLQDSFGITQPRIAIAGLNPHSGEQGQLGREEIDWISDWLEAMRDRFPQAQLDGLSPPDTMWVKPGQAWFGLGQVNAHDGYLALYHDQGLIPVKLMAFDRAVNTSIGLPFIRTSPDHGTAFDIAGKGIADATSMKAAIEFAIRLAKRKALSQSMKGI, from the coding sequence ATGCCACGTTTAGTTATTTCCATGGGCGACCCTGCCGGAATCGGTACAGAGGTCATCCTCAAAGCTTTAGCCGATCCAGCCATTTCACAACAAGCCGAAATTACGATCGCTGGAAATCGCAATATTCTCCTCGAAACGTACGATCGCTTAGACAGCGCCGCGAATCCTGAGAATCTCAACCTGCTTCACATCGAAACTCCCGGTTCAATCACACTTGGAACCGGAAATGCAGCCAGTGGTGAAGCCGGATTTCGATATTTGGAAACGGCGATCGACCGCACTTTAAGCGGCGAGTTTGATGTGATCGTGACCGCTCCGATTGCAAAATCCGCCTGGAAAGCCGCAGGACACATTTATCCAGGACAGACAGAACTTTTAGCAGAAAAAGCGGGTGTGAATCGATTCGGCATGATGTTTGTTGCGCGATCGCCACATACCGACTGGGAACTTCGCGCTCTGTTGGCAACCACGCACATTCCTTTATCCCAAGTACCGGAGAAATTAACCCCAGAAGTTTTAACGCTCAAATTGGACTTGTTGATTGAATCGCTGCAAGATTCGTTTGGGATCACTCAGCCGCGAATTGCGATCGCCGGGTTAAATCCCCACAGCGGCGAGCAGGGGCAACTAGGACGCGAGGAAATCGACTGGATATCCGATTGGCTTGAAGCGATGCGGGATCGCTTCCCACAGGCGCAACTCGACGGGTTATCGCCACCAGATACGATGTGGGTGAAACCGGGTCAGGCTTGGTTTGGGTTGGGACAGGTCAACGCTCACGATGGATATCTAGCGCTCTATCATGACCAGGGGTTGATCCCGGTGAAACTGATGGCATTTGATCGTGCTGTCAACACCTCGATCGGACTGCCATTTATTCGGACATCACCGGATCACGGGACTGCCTTTGACATCGCAGGCAAAGGCATTGCAGATGCCACCAGTATGAAAGCCGCGATCGAGTTCGCAATTAGACTTGCGAAACGTAAAGCATTGTCTCAATCCATGAAGGGAATCTAA
- a CDS encoding Npun_R1517 family heterocyst differentiation transcriptional regulator, with protein sequence MNYDPLECKVTAPAEVGVYECEVRLKFRLIEEKGALSNPEQLLEFLLDAYSCGADEYLEPLDVDVKATEISELAASPQMRRRLMRLRNSKD encoded by the coding sequence ATGAATTACGATCCTTTAGAGTGTAAAGTCACAGCTCCAGCAGAGGTTGGAGTTTACGAGTGTGAGGTTCGACTGAAGTTTAGACTGATTGAAGAGAAGGGCGCTTTGAGCAACCCAGAGCAACTTCTAGAGTTTCTCTTAGATGCTTATTCCTGCGGAGCAGATGAATATTTAGAACCTCTGGATGTGGATGTAAAGGCAACGGAGATTTCTGAACTGGCGGCTTCTCCTCAGATGCGTCGCCGTCTCATGCGCCTTCGCAACTCGAAAGATTGA